The Anopheles moucheti chromosome 3, idAnoMoucSN_F20_07, whole genome shotgun sequence genome contains the following window.
GCAATTCCACAACCGCTTCGATAGGAACTGAAAAAGCGAAGCCCTTATTTTACACGACACATTATCACCCAACAGTAGAACTTGCCATTCCGGCTAGGGCTTACGGGTCAGCTTCTTCGGCCGCGTCCACCTTTATGAATTtagccacctgtttgtaaaaagCACCGGTGCGGCGTTCGCGGTTCAAATCACtcatgttgataaaataaaaatgtttgaacactttcgatgtaatcactggagttggttgcttgtgtagtgtcttgtttttttttcggaagatGCAAACCTACAGTTCCTTAAAGTTAAagcaaccgatccttttgtgATATACGTGCCGGTACCATTCGTTGCCATAATGACCTCTTTGTAATAAGGGCACCGTTTAGTGTTACACgcaaaaatgtttggaatagtaAAATATATACATTAACCCTTCTTCTTGATATCATGCCATGCTGGATTTTCATCCCAACATTAGCGCGCTTGCAATACCATCAAGTTCCTCATATCAAcaaccggtgcaaaaatgtactccttcacacggcaaatttgacgaagaaaatgcacatgtgtgcgcgcaatatccaataatgagcacgagcgagaccgcatgacgccgaagaagcgaacagcatgagaatCTCCTTCAGGTTTGAAacagtcatcgagcgagctttcgattcggcgagagcggaagcaggagagcaacagcgattagaaagagcactctttaattttggccgttggaagtctaattgttctctttgggTATGTAactatattttaaaataacccAAATTGACTTAGGGCGCGTGCGCACACCGACCGATCGCACCAAGCCTGTCAACGGTGAGCAACTGGTCTAATCAGCTCGGCCAGGTTGgataacaacaataataagAACAATGTCGTTGCCATGATTCGTTGCCGCTTCGGTTCATTCGGCATGAATTTTCTGAACAGAAGCAACAACTTAAAGCGAGAaaaacttaaataaaaatgtacttAAAAACTCGAATGTATCacataaatgaataaatgtcATGTTTAATTACAAAACATGGAGGTCCGAAGCGAAATGATAGTTTGGCAACAGATGACCGGGgagtcatatttttttaaggttTGATTAATCTTTGGAATAGAGATTCCCATACTACAAAATAACTACGAAATATTCGCACATGTTTTATACATGTGAGGTGAATGAGGTGTTGAAAATGAGTTGCATAAGTGATACGGCGGATGGGCTTAGATCCTTGTCTTACAGGGTTTGGCGATAGATAGGATATGGCGTACCTCCATATCCAGTTCTTGCGATGCcgtaaaatgttttacaaatgTTTCACTATTAATCTCACTGTTTATCTTATTCGCTTGCGCGATTCAATAAGTTAGGCACACCATATCGTATCTATCGCCAAACCCTGTattggcaaacaaacaaaaagataaGTACATACGTGTTGTACACCGGGAGTATGCTGATTCACTGGTAACTGAGTATCTGTAGTGAAGCATAATGGTCCGTCCATACATTTGGAGAACTCAATAGCTTAATCACTAGCAAGCCAGTTCGAATCTTCAACAAGGATAATCTTAGGAATAGTTACAGCGTGTCGTTTCTTTTGGATCTTGCTGTTTAAGTTCAATACATATTACAAAATGAATACTGCAAAGGATTAAGAATGGATTTACTACAACGAAATGTGATATATAGTCTGAGAAATTTCAAAAAGATGGGcaataaattcaaaattatGCGTTGATAAAATCgtggaaattttaataaaagaaaCGTATACCGACGAGAACAATTTGACATTTGctgaagagaaataaaaagtgCTCGTTCTAGccgctgttgctctcctgcttgcGCTCCCGCCGACtcgaaagctcgctcgatgactgtTTCAAACCTGAAGGATATTTtcatgctgttcgcttcttcgaCGTCACGCGGtctcgctcgtgctcattatttgatattgcgcacacacatgtgcatttgCTTCGTCAAATTTGCCTGTGAAGCattacatttttgcaccggtttttgatatgaggaACTGGATGGTATTGCAAGTGCGCTGATGTTGTGATGAAAATCCAGCCATAAGTTATATAGGACGATATGGAGAAGAAGGGTTAATGTATATTACTTATTATTTtactattccaaacatttatgcgTGTAACACAAAACGGTGCCCTTATTACAACGAGGTCATTATGGCAACGAACGGTACCGGCACGTATATcacaaaaggatcggttgctTTAACTTTAAGGAACTTTAGGTTTGTatctcccgaaaaaaaaacaagacactacACAAGCACTAGCGATTACATCGGTagtgttcaaacatttttattttatcaacatgaGTGATTTGAACCGCGAACGCCGTACCGGAGCttttttacaaacaggtggCCAAATTCCTAAAGGTGGACGCGGCCGAAGAAGCTGACCAGCAAACGGACTCTAGCCGCAAGTTCTACTGTTGTCTGTTAATGTGTCGTGTAAAATAAGGGCTTGGCTTTTTCAGTTCCCATCGAAGCGGTTATGGAATTGCCTGGATTGGTAGATTTCAGTCCATGTCGATCGAttttctgcgagctatgaaatcatttaactgcttttttataatttcgaTTACAACatctcgatatctgcttttcgggcccgactaattaatgactcctaataatcctctatgtttagtttgtttcctcctctgacgcgttattagatttaagacTAGATTATAAGATGCCTTTTGTTAAGCCTTATgggcggacaaattattttccgtatatgtctaaacaaattatttccttTCAACACTACACAATCATTGTATATCGAGCAAAGGATACACCCGTGACCTGTCGAACGGTGCTGATCTTCTGTGTTTGGCCAGTTGACTTTTGTGTCACTGCTACACACTTTTCGGGACGACTGAAAGGACGTCCTCAGTCGGGTAGTCGGGTAGGCGATGAACCGAAGCAGCGGAAATAATATTAGCGTCTTACGTATTTCCTGGTCAAACATGTCACGTTACGCTGCACACCATGCGTGTCAactttgcgcacaaatatgtacacatttacattacTTACAGAGCGCAGCACTAATTTCGTGAGCGCACCATTGATTTGTCGCTACATTGTAATATCtagaacataataaaactatctttGAGATTGTTATAtcttaaaccacaacaactacaaaatgctattgttttttgttcaagtgCCCATAACTGCagtatattaaataaatgacAGAGTTCAgttatgtgttgttttctgAAAAAGGATTTGCTGAACAGCAATCGTCTGATGCAGACGATTATTAACGTCTGCGCGAGGAATTTACCGGCGCAAAAACTTCTCTACTTGTGGTTTGTACTCCGGATCTACCGGTAGTCCTTGATCTAAATCCTCTAGCTGTTCCTCAGTTTCTAGCGGTGCTCattcaaactccgaccgagggaAAACCCTGCATCTGGCCTGGTTGCTGATGTAAATTCCTCAATCGCCTGTCTTTGCCGAGCAGCGTATCCTTTAATAAGGTTGTTCTAGAAACGATCCAACTTCCACAATAATCCACGGGACGCCGTTGACAAAAACAGTTATGTTTGCCATATCGACAATTTCACAACAGAACACAAACAACTCGAAACACAAGGAATACactaaaaaaagacaacaattaaaaaaaacacaacaaaagaaTACCATTTGACCAACTAAAAAAATCTCAACATATTATTGCGCACACCCATTAcgcaacattttgatgcatcctagaaccaaaaccatgacttcaacgTAGCAAATTAACATTTAAGTTTTACGCGCTgcgcgtagaataaaacgcagTCGTTAGAATCTTTCTGACACCCTATCGCCgtagcatcatcttcagacGAGCACCGCAAACACTCATGGTAAGAAGTCTCTTCGATAGTttccttacagaaatacagacctgagcaggttggcaaatatcacaataatgtcttcccttcactttcTCCACACATAGTTGATATGTGGTGGCAGTAGCAGGACGAcagaacagcacattccaagccaaAGAATAAATACTAGGACAAAGAGTAGTGTAAAAAGGACacaaatagtactgataaacacgtggaccaccaccaccaccttaatttattttttgcctttcgttaaatttccgttcgttaaatttagcaaaagctaaaaaaagcgctttagcCAAGGCACACACCTCAAAACGCGACCGACCCAAAGCTTTGGGTTGCCAGTGAAAAGGCCTTTGGGCTAGTTGAACAAAAATCGCCACGAAAAATAAACACTGCGGCGCTAGCGTCGAACGAATGTCTACGAATCTCTGCTGCTAGAGCTCGCCAGATTAGTTCCGATGTTAGCGCCATCTGTTGTCATTTATCTGTTTCCTTATCTTGGCTGACAGCAATTATTCATTTTCACCACTCTTGACGACCAGTCGAAACTTTTCATGATTTCTGCGGAAACTATTCATTGATTCGCTTAAGGTTTCTTGAGCGAAAAATGGATTGTCTCGTTCTTGGTGCTTCATCTTTCTCACGCGCACGGTGGTGACGTCATTACGCGTAACTTTCTGTTGTCTTCTTTTCGCATCCGAGCAGTGTAACTGCACATGTGCAGTTGCACTTTCACCGGTGACGTAATAAGCTATCGCTCACAGCTGatcatcaaaacaaaataatacagCAATGAATTTTTGATTGTAAAAGTTTTACATGAAATGGTCTTTCATGAACCAAGAAATATGAAATTTGCAACAATTACCACCACATGAAATTTTACCCTGTTATCActtcaaacataaaattatttctttttcatatTGGATAGATTCCTACCGGTAGGTTGTATTGCGTTAAATTTTGAAAACCtttcaaaataaaactcaATGAGTTTAAGGGAGTTAAATATAATTTCTCCGTGTCATACAATAGGCAATTGTTGAAGGTAAAATAGGGTTGCattgaataaaatttcaataacCAACCACTTTCGGCGTAAAACAGAAGGATATGCTACAACCAGTTTAACATCGTAATGTTCGTTACTTTTATTGGTGAAGAAACGCCTCACTGAAAGAGCGCTTAGTGCTGGTCTGTTTTGTGTTCTGTAGATTTATCTGCTTACTTATCACACGGTGTTCCCTTGATAATGTCTCGAGTTTCTCCCACCAAAATGCGATAGTTGTACTGCTCTGCATCCAAGctggtaaaaataaacatggGCAACCGATCGGACAGTACCCACAGCGTACCCTCGTTATCCACCTTAAGATCGTTCGGAAACACAAGCGCATCGCTGTCCGAATCAACCAGTCCCTGGGTGTCCGCGGTTAGTGGCATGACCGTATTCCAGCAACCCACACCGTCCTTGTTCACCTGGGTGTAGAAAATAACACCCGTTTCCGAATCATAGAATTCGGCAGACGATTGCGAGTTTGGTCCACGGTCACCCAGAAGCTTGTAATCATAGTATGCCTGGGGACTCTGTGCGTACGATTCATTTTTCAGCACCGTGTTCGATACCATAAACTCCTTAGTGCTGGAAAAGGCGTGGAAGTACACGGGTCTAGTACCGTCCTGCAAGCGTTTACCCACAGCCATACCAAACACACCGTCCGTCCATTGGAAGTTTACACCACCGATGTTATAGTCGCCCGCGAGCGGATCGAAGTGGAAGAAGTTATGCTTAACGCGCCACGATCGATCCTCCGCCAGAGAATACACGACCACCGCATAGCTTCCCAGATCCGGAATGTAGGCATGAGCATTGTCGCAATCTCCCCGCTCGGTGTCAATGATCTGCAAATGAAAGAGTTTGGGAGCATGACACAACTTCGCGTAGGTTCGATACGCGTTTGGTACTTACGACGTTCGCAAAGAAGGAATCTTCCTTGAGTAAGGTACTGTTGAAAAAGTGTCGCCGAATTAGTTTGTCCGTATACAAGTCAAACAGTACAAGCGAAGGTGGAGCGTATTGAACAGCATCGCCGAGAATATCTGCAAGCCCGGTGTCCATAACCCATAGACGATCGCACTCATCGGCACGAACGCGGAAGGTGGAAATGATGGATGCATTATTCTTCAAATAGCTTGATCCTTCGTCTGATGCTCCATTACGTTCTGAAAGCCGGTAAGATAAGTTGTACGTAGGGAACATTGGACAGGAAAAAAAGTGTGGTAATTATCTAAAAACTGTTCACGCTACCTGTAGGGAGTAGATTTTCGTCCCATCCCGGGTAAGGGTGCAAATCCGGACTCATTCCGTCGGACACGTTTACGTACGTCAGTGATGCTGCTACACCTGACTTCCATCTATGGGTACACAGTTGTACTTTTAAGATTAATACTCGTATTATTATTCCAGCAAGGAGGAATAAGATTTTACTGGCTAAGGTTAAGATGTATAACAGGCtagttaaattaattatctaCAGCGTTCTATAAATTACAGAAACTTATCGACAGCTTCTTTCCGTCAAGGTAAGAAACTATGCTTTGTGTCCTTTGCAAAGTAAATTTTGAGCAGTGCATGAGGGCAaggaatttttctttttcgcaagGAAGCAGTTGGCATTTATACCTTCTTCCAATGAGGCAGCCATTCAAGGACAACCCCTTTCGTTTCGCTCAAGAACATTGAACGTGTTAAGCAGCTTAATTCATGCTTCAGTGTCAGTGGCTTTAAATCAATCCCACGGAAGGAAGTACTCGGTGGTGCAATAAACCAGTTTTTTATCAGCACTGTTCGTTTGTTCTGTCTAGAAGTTGTCTCTACGATCACCGCTAAACTAGGTGTGCCTCCATATGCTTTCTTTGAGTTTAGTATTACCTGACGAGAATTGAATCCAGTACGGGCGTATACGGTACATGAGTTCAACTGTACTATTTGaccatttatttaattacacaTGTACATGACACATGAATAATAATCATCATAATAAGAATAATCATTGTGAAAGCATCGATCACCGACCAAGCGCAAATATTGACGCACAAAACAACTAAAGAACGCTCCTCTATTGGATACGCATGCTTTCACTAACACCTAGTAATTTGTACCAACTGGTATTTAGTGTAGCTAATAGTGTACTCCATTTTTCGGAATGGTAAAGTAAGAAATAACTATTTTGATATTACCTTGGAACCGTGATAAACAGTTTGTCTCGCCAGCGTTCTAGACCGAGTGGGAGATTGTTGTGTACGATATATTTTCCGGCAGCTAATGCCTCCTGCTTAACATCTTCCGAAGGCCAGGCGAAGGATACCTCGCGCCACTTGAACTTTTCCTTAAGCTTTACACCAAACGCATCGGGTAGAAGCAACAGCGCCCCTAGAGCGGTAATCGAAAGCACTAGGTTATGTGAACCGAGCTTCATAACTGagcggttgttttgttttatgaacgACCCTTCTATTATACACAGCACCAAACGATCGCTCGTCACAGCTTGTTCTACCAatgtatcaacaaacaaacagcaccaaTGCGCGCGGACGCGTCCGGACAGCACCACGAACAATCGCCAATTGATGGCACTAGCGTGTTTGCATACGAGAAAGCCTATCCCATCGACAAAAGCAACGATCATCAACAGCGTGCAGAGGCTGGGGCTCCCGTAAAACCGGCTACTACCAAGCGGGCTCTATATCAGCGCGGCATCCACGAACCCTCGACGCGTACCGGTTTTGTTTCATAGCAGTGTTTTTCCCTGTGTTCCTCTTTccgtttttctctttctctctctctctttctctctctatctagTGATCTTCATTTGGCAATCAAGCTCAGTCTGTATGTTTGTACTAAAGCTGAAATCAATTCCATCGATCCACCTAGCGTTGCTGATTGTTGTtgctaaaaaaataattaacatcATCAGGTTATCATTATCCTTGTTACGGGGAACGCACATTCGAagggaaaacatttttaaatcgaATTCTATACAAAAATATGTGTAAACCATTATCAACGGTTTCTCGCTGGCACTGGCATCAATTTAACAGATAAAGTAAGGCGGGCTAGTGATGAAAACATCGAGAGGCATAGTTCCTCTTGAATTGCATAAGATTACTTGTCTTTACGTGACGAACGATCACGATCGCGAACAACCGCGATCTTCTAAATTATAAACTTAGGTTGGAGCGCGTACCACCGTgttaggtttttttctttcttttccgtttcagCGTGCTTGCCGTCTTTCTGTTGCTATTTGTTGAATTCACCTGGAAGTGGGGTGCACCTCTCCATGCTGCTGACACTGGCGGGCAGGATGTGAAGGGATCAATTGGAAGTAGTTTAATATTCAAACATCATCCTTCACTCGGCATCCAAACCTAATTCCAAAACGAGGTACGTCAG
Protein-coding sequences here:
- the LOC128300568 gene encoding protein yellow gives rise to the protein MKLGSHNLVLSITALGALLLLPDAFGVKLKEKFKWREVSFAWPSEDVKQEALAAGKYIVHNNLPLGLERWRDKLFITVPRWKSGVAASLTYVNVSDGMSPDLHPYPGWDENLLPTERNGASDEGSSYLKNNASIISTFRVRADECDRLWVMDTGLADILGDAVQYAPPSLVLFDLYTDKLIRRHFFNSTLLKEDSFFANVIIDTERGDCDNAHAYIPDLGSYAVVVYSLAEDRSWRVKHNFFHFDPLAGDYNIGGVNFQWTDGVFGMAVGKRLQDGTRPVYFHAFSSTKEFMVSNTVLKNESYAQSPQAYYDYKLLGDRGPNSQSSAEFYDSETGVIFYTQVNKDGVGCWNTVMPLTADTQGLVDSDSDALVFPNDLKVDNEGTLWVLSDRLPMFIFTSLDAEQYNYRILVGETRDIIKGTPCDK